A region of the Phoenix dactylifera cultivar Barhee BC4 chromosome 10, palm_55x_up_171113_PBpolish2nd_filt_p, whole genome shotgun sequence genome:
AGTGAGGTGCCCAGAATCACGTTCAAACAGAACCCAAGCTTCAGAATTAGGCCGTGGATTTGCTTTGCAAGGAAGAGGGCCAAGAGGTCGGCGCAGCAACCGAGCACGGAGGCGAAGGTGACATCTTTCGGGCGAATGCCGGACCTATTCATGCGGGAGAACAAGGATAGCGCCTCCTCGGGCTGGTCGGCGCGGGAGCACGCGGCGATGATGGCGTTCCAGGTGCCCCCGTCCCGCTTGGGCATCTCGTCGAACAGCTCGCGGGCGTCCCTCAGGCTGCCGCAGTTGGCGTAAGTCTCGATGGCGCGGTTGAGGAGGAAGGTGGAGGGGGAAGGGGAGAAGGCGACGAGGTGGGACTCGATGCGGCGGGCCTCGACGAGGGCGCGGCGGGAGGAGCAAAGCTGGAGGAGGCGAGCGTAGACGGAGGCGGGGAAAGGGACGGCGGAGGCGGCGAGGGCGGCGATGGCGCGGGGGAGGTCGCCGGAGTCGAGGTGGGGCAGGATGGAGGCGGTGGGGGATTGGTTGGTGGGTTTGAAAGGCTTTCTGGGTCGGGCGGCGTTTTGGATCAGACGGTTGAGAACCGAGGCGGCGTTCGCCGCCATGTAAGCTGTTACGGGGACATGGGCTTTCAAGGAAACAGGGGGGGCGACGCTGAGGTTTTCAAGGAAACAGGGGGGGCGACGCTGAGGTTTTAGTAGGGAGGGCAAGTAGCTGCCCAAAGTGCCAAGCCAGTCTGCCTTTCATTTTCATTTTAGCAAAgaagatatttttttctaaaaataatttaaatttttagatagaataaggtaatttttttaattaaaaattatatatgctaaattaaatatgagctTTTTTTGAAATGTGTTATTTTTCTATCGCCAAtcaaatatgcaaaaaattaCTTTTTCAGGTATCATATACGTAGGCATCAGTTTCTTAGACAAATATTTATGAGGATCATGCGAGCGTGTCTTTAGTTCCACGTCAGTTATTCGCCGAAAagcttttaaatatttatacagAACTAAAGAACCCCAAAAATACGttttggctagccattttggatgagtttCTGGTTTGTTACAATGTTTcagtaaaaaaaatttcttcttgCGAACTACTTCAAAGAACCACTTCCCTAAACCCATGAAAAATTCACAAGttatctaataatttattaaaataaaaattaatattttttttatgaaagccTAAGAATGTGGGGACGAAAATTTCTGTGCAAGCATCCTATAGGAAATTTTAtatgcatgcacacacacatatatatttatatacaaacatacatatatagatagataaataAGGGGCAGATGTCGCCAAATGGATTAAGTCgatgaaaaataaaactatcactctatttttttctaccaaaaagttatatatatatatatatatatatatatatatatatatatatatatatatatatatatatatatatatatatatatatatatgctaaattaaatatgagctTTTTTTGAAATGTGTTATTTTTCTATCGCCAATCAAATATGTAAAAAATTACTTTTTCAGGTATCATATACGTAGGCATCAGTTTCTTAGACAAATATTTATGAGGATCATGCGAGCGTGTCTTTAGTTCCATATCAGTTATTCGCCAGAAAGGTCTTAAATTCTTATACAGAACTAAAGAACCCTAAAAGTACGttttggctagccattttgggtgagttcCTGGTTTGCTACAATAttccagtaaaaaaaaaattcttcttgCGAACTACTTCAAAGAACCACTCCCCTAAACCCACGAAAGATTCATAAGTTAtccaataatttattaaaataaagaattaatatttttttaatgaatgcTTAAGAATGTGCATGCGAAAATTTCTGTACAagcattatatatatacatgcatacatacatacatatatagatagataaataAGGGGCAGATATTGCCAAATGGATTAAGCCgatgaaaaataaaactatcactatattttttatttttccaccAAAAAGTtgttaatatatatatgtatacacacatacacacactagCAGAAgttcactaaaaaaaaaaaaacctagtaCCAGCGGAATGCCTTTGATGCCTCAAAATTATGCCACCTCCTATCATGCAGGATATATTTTTCCTGCAATCAGACAACACTATCACAAGCAGAAGAATATATAGTTGTGGGTTCAAATTAGCAAACAATTTGACAGTTGGAAGAAAATTTCATCAATGTACGAAATCAAGTGTGAATGCTATGCAAAAAATGACAGGGCTTCTATTTCTTATCCTGGTAGCCTTGAAAAGCATTCAAATGTAGCTTCCTGTAATATTTCACTTTATGATGCTCATGTCCTCCATTGGGGTAGCTCCAGCCAGGGGTTACAATATGATATCCATTTTACCTCCTTGTATTATGTTTATTTGATCTTGCTAGTGTTCTTCATTTCCAGCAACTTGGATGGATATATGCTTGATTTGTTGATAAAAAATGATCTCTGAGATATTGAATCCTTTTGTTTCTCTTTGTGCTTTTTTACTTCACTCTCTTGTTCTGGCATGTATCTTTACAGATACAGACTATATAAGAAGAATATATTACTTACCCTACGAAATAATGGCTTGCATCACTGTGCCCACTCTTTCTTGTCTTCAGAAATCTAGACTGGCTTTGATGAAAAAGTATGAAGTTAGTAGAATAAGAACCCCTTCAAAACCAAATAAATAATTCTCCCATAGCACTTGACACTGGTTTTTGCTAAAAAAACGTCACTTATCACCCTAATAGTCTATTTGCATGATcatcagaaaagaaaaaaaaaaatctatttgcaTGGACATTCTGTGTTTACAAGGAGGGAAGCAGTGTCGCAGAAGTAGCATAAGTGGGCTCAGATGTTACACAATTTATTTCAGTATAAGCTCAAACAGTACGCTCGGAGTGCAACACCTCTCTCCAAGCTTCCACCATATGGTCCTAATGGGATGGCGCGCAGTTCCACCCATAGACTCTGCCATACTTGGGTGTGATAAACACCAGAAAATTAACGTCCCAAGAGAGCTTGAGCCTGGGAAAGTGGATGTCTCGCAAACCCCTCCAATGGGCGCACAACAACAGCACTTCTGCACCACAGCCTCTATCCCATCCTCCTCTCCCAGAAAGCAGTGTCTGGAAGTCCACAACGAAGCACGCTTCTCTCAAGAATTTTGTCACCATCCCACCATTAGGGCTCATGTACATGAGAGGTGGCACCTTGGGATGATAAGGTTGCATCACTTCTACGTCACAAGACAGCAGAAAAGCTCATGAAACTTCTCCCTAAGGGGTAGGGGTGCCCTGGGTTGGGATCTTGGTGATCCACGTGTATTGGCACCAGGTATCCCAAAGTGGTGGACTTGGCCTTTCTTTCTTAGGGGAATCCTTTGTTACTTGATGCCTAGTTACAATGGAACAATGTGATCACCTGTGGGAgtgaaggaagggaagaggtGGGCTTGGCAATGATTGCTGTGTTTGAGACGCATAGCAGTGAAACACAAATATGGGCTCTATCTATATAATATAATGGTTTCTTCTCCAAGTGATGTTCTTGTACCTTGTCACCATGTCGACTGTGCTATTGGAGGCTTGGTATTATTGTTTGTTTTATTGAGGGGGAGGGGGGCAATAAGGTAGTGGAAAAGAGTGACGTACTTATTGGGATGGCATGACATGAGCATGGATGCGAGCATGATCAAAGGTTCTACATGAATGCTGGTTTTGGGTCCAGGTGGGATTGAGCCAATTTGTAAGCCTTAATGCATGGATGCATCTTCAATGGGAAGAGAGAGCAGTGTTTATGTGACTCAAAACTCAAGAGTGTCACTCATCCATGTGTCGCAATTTTAGTGGTTTTCTCCACCCTGTTGTGTACGGTTTTTTTCATTGGAGTTGTTTTGGATACACTAACATTCTAAGTAATGGGTGATCGCGATGGTTTAAGATTCAGTTTGCTATGTTATATTTCATGGTTTAGATGATTCTTACAAATATTTGAACTTCATAGTTAAGTATGCTTGGGCGAGAGTAGCATTGGATGGACAACCCTCTAAAGAGTCCTCTTACTGCACAAATTAAAAATCTTGCCATTATATTactaattatttaatttatattttcttattgtAGTCATCTTTGAGGCTTCTAGGCAGCGAGAATCTAGGGCAATTTTATCCAAAAGTAGCTCATGTCTAGGATCAACCAGGACTAGAGTTGGATCCTTTGAGCTTGTTAATACTATTTTGCTACCAAAAAAGCATGGCAAAAGAATACTTTGAGATATTGTATAACAATCTCCAAATAAtctagagagagagggagagagagagagagagagcacctATGTGAAAAAGGTGGAGGGTATTAATCAATTGCCAATTTGAAAGTTTCTACTTGGAATTCTTTTCTCCGGCCCATTAATCATAAGATGGGATGGTTCACGACAGAACGGCCCAACTTGATAAACTCTATGCTATGCTgtcatctccttttctttccaaTCATGACCAGGTTCCAATTATGTGCGATGAAGTCGTAATTTCAAATTGGTTAACGAAGGGTACACGGATTGCACCCTTACCAACcggaaaacaaagaaagaagagataaaatatTGACGAGACTAGTGACAAATGTCTTTGGCTTTATAGTATTGACTTGGGGGAAAGCACCTTTACATGACATTTATAAAGACGCAACATGCATCATCAACATCATTTTTTAATATACTTTTCGTttccttcaatttttttaataccGACCTAGTAACCAAAGATGCTCAAAAATTTGGACTTAAAGACAATTATGGTATAGATACATTAAGCTCCCtttctcacaaaaaaaaaaagtacttcGGACACAATATCTAAGTAACCTAGGACATTATTTTTGGATTATGCTTGAAAAAATTCTCCTTTCAAACAAGCAAAATTGAATAATTAATGATTAATCTATAAGTAGCAAGCAATCTTGGCATCTAGAGAAGAAATAAGGTTACTGAATTTTCGTCGCCAATCGATAGCATTTGACTTAGAAAGAAATGTCGATCTATTGTGAGCTGCCACAAAGAATTATACGAGAAATATACATGATATTACcgctttgggtcgaccctaatcgATACAATGCTGGTGACTGCCTTGTTCTAAGGAATTCTTACGTATTGTTACGCGAACAGTGTGCTCTTCTCTCGCTCTACTACCAGCTTCAGATAAAAAGAGTAACTTTCTATAGTATAAAAGGGAGCGTGTGTATCATCTCCTTGCATGTATACATCCTTTCATGTTTTCGAAGCACTTCCACTTTAAGTTGGCAGCCGCCTCAACTTTCTGTAtacatcctctctctctttctcttacgcACATTCACACGCACACTCGCACACGCGCACACGCACACACGCACACCTACACATACCATTTAAACCACTAAAGGACCACCAACCACTctagtacttttttttttttttttggtaaaccaCCCTATTGTCTTTAAAACCATTCCTCCATCTCTTTCTTTTCATCACTAGCTCTCATCTTCACCTCTTCTTCTCATCTTAGTTTCTACATCATTATGGGAGAAGGAACCACCAGCCTCCCACCTGGTTTCCACTTCTTCCCTTCCGACCAAGAGCTCGTCGTCCATTTCCTCCAACGCAAAGCGGCTCGCCTTCCATGCAGGCCTGACATCGTTCCTACCATTGATCTGCACTACTGTGATCCATGGGATCTCAACGGTTAGCATATTGCCCTACTCTTAAGTATATTTCGTTCCTTCAGCTTATCGTTTTCTCTTGTTTAGCAAAAGATAATAGGATTCCTATGGAATACATTGTATGAAGGTAAAGCTCTTCAAGGAGGCAGATATTGGTATTTCTTCACCCATAGGGCCCAAAACACGGAGACTGCCAATGGCTACTGGAAACCCATCGGCATCGAGGAGTCCATAACAAGCGGTGATATTAGTGTTGGCTTGAAAAGAACTCTCATATTTTACGTTGGAGAACCTCCCGAGGGGATGAAAACCAATTGGGTAATGCATGAATATCATTTACTGGATGGCGTTCTTAGTAGTTCCAGCAGTCGTGGTAGTAGCAGAAGGTCTCTCAAGAAGAGAAGCATCACAAGAATAGTAAGTCTTTTTGCCACCTTATATAGTCATTCTCTCTCATATTTCTGTAATTATTTTCTGGTAGTCGCTTCTTCCTCCATGGGTTTCTTtcaattcttctaatgagcctGACAACTACTTGATTCTTTCCATGATCATTAGGAACCCAACAAGTGGGTCATATGTCGAGTCTACGAGTCGAGCTGTGCTTCACAGAACTTCCATGATGATGGGATGGAGCTTTCATGCTTGGATGAAGTTTTCTTATCATTGGATGATCTTGATGAAGTAAGCTTGCCAAACTAGACCGGAATGCCTGCTTGGGCAAAGGCTGATAGCTAGGAAACAAACCTCGCCAATGTATAATTGCAATCCTCTAGTTTGGCGTTAGCACTCTTTCATATTGTTGTCTCCAATAACACTGGTATTAATGTGAAAGTACTTGGTTTCTTGAGATCATTCTAAGCGATTCAAATGGGCTCCTCTCTTTTTTGGGCTATTGGGACTGTGTTTGGAGCACGTATTATAGGCTATTCGATGGGGAGGGCCCCTAAGAACTTGGTGGGCATTCCTCATAGCCTCTTTTCCTTGAATTCTTCTCCAATTCATCTCTTTTTCTATGCACGTTGTGATGGTTTGGTGGCTTTGTTGTGCCACAAAGCAAAAGACTTGCTTTAGTCTAATTTTTCTTGAGGGGATGGGTGGCGCTTACGCAAGCCTTTCGCTATCTCTGTCGTCAATGGGATAAGCTCATACATGCACGAAGGCACGCGCGGCGAGGGAGGATTTTGGTGCAAATGAGTGGAAGTGGAGCTCCCTTCCAAACCGGTGCTTGGACCCACCAAGACTTTGTAGGCTTTGAGTTAAAAGTAGTTAAACTGCCCAACCAATGACAAAGAACATTAAAGTTGGGACATTTTAGGCGATATCAATTTGAAGTCTCTGTACAATAGTTTTGATGGAAAAGCATTAATTCAGTGGCATATCTAGTTTGAGAGCTATGTATGATGTGGTTACCAAATTGCAGCATTTTCTGCTTAATGGGAAACCTTATAACATTTAAACATTCATTTACTACGGGTTTCAAGGTTGATCCAAACCTTTGTATTGAACTATGGTATATTTTTCCATCATCTACCCTCTTAATTTTGTTGGAGCGTGCCTATCAACTATCAGACTTTTTGGATGTTTATAGATTTTCATAAAAGGAGTTGCAAcaaattaatatgttattttttttatatagaacATGTCTTATGGTACACATGAGGGAAAGTTGTTTTTCATAAAATtcatttttagattttatagccTAATCATTTTGCAAACAAATTTTATGAGAAGCATCCAAACATGCATGCGCTCTCATAAAACTCAAATATCTTATGTTACTCAAATTCACCGGTCCGGATtcatatacaatatttagaaaCTAGATGTCGATTATAATACTTGGCTCCAACTATTCTTAATTGGACGCATCATTTATCAATATCTATAAAATTAATCATTGGATTGTGTATTAATTCTTGGATTCATTAAGTGAGAAAAAGCATAAGCATTGCTAAGAAGAACCCGTGcaggcgtatgtttagtccccacatcggttattctcCAGATATATCTTGGGTAATTATATagaatcaagaaacccaaataataccttccagctagttATTTTGGATAATATTTTAGGTTGTTATAAATAATATCAGAGTGGTCCTAGCCCATAACTTATCTGTactagaggacactgcagcacagatccattggAGTTGACCACAGACTGATCGtggtacttgtgattagatttgaatggatttgaaccatgAGCCTGACTAGGATGTCAAAGCTTAAATAaaaagagtatgtgaggatccatgcagGCATTTAGTCCCGCATCGATTATTCTCTAAATAGATATagagtacttatacaagattttGAAACCCAGTTGTTACATAATATGGATGATTGATGAAATTTTATTAATAGTAATAATTTTATATCTCTAAAAATTTTATTCATGAAGACATATCTGGTTGCTAGAAATGAA
Encoded here:
- the LOC120112252 gene encoding NAC domain-containing protein 104-like, with amino-acid sequence MGEGTTSLPPGFHFFPSDQELVVHFLQRKAARLPCRPDIVPTIDLHYCDPWDLNGKALQGGRYWYFFTHRAQNTETANGYWKPIGIEESITSGDISVGLKRTLIFYVGEPPEGMKTNWVMHEYHLLDGVLSSSSSRGSSRRSLKKRSITRIEPNKWVICRVYESSCASQNFHDDGMELSCLDEVFLSLDDLDEVSLPN